The DNA segment GTGTGCGCGATCTCCTGCAACGTACGCCATCTCCTGTCCTGCGCGCTCGACATTTTTGCGCCGCTTTCCGCGTTGGCGAAGGAGAAGCCGGCTGACTCGCTGTGATGAACCCGATAGCCGCCTAATGATCGCGTAATCGCGCCAACGGGACCCAGCAGCGCCGCGCCATAGATTGCGTAGAAATCGGCCCCATAGCGATTGACCGTCGTCTCGGGCACCGGAAAGATGCGCTTGAGCGCGCTGACACGATACGCATTTCCCGAGGCCGGCGGAGAAGGGTACAGCCAGCCGCGCCTGAGCAGACTGCCGCAGTCGGACGGCGGCTCGGAATGGGGCACATGCGCGCCGGTACGCTTGCCGGTGGAATCGATTACATCAAGATGAAACTGGACTTTCGAGTAGTCCCCCTCACTAAAGACGCGCATGACGTGAGAGACCGCATCGGGATAAAGGATGTCGTCGGAGTCGAGAAAGATCGCGTGCTCCGTGTCGAGCAGATCGATCGCATGGTTGTACACGGACACCTGGCCACCATTGGTCTTGAACACTGCTGAGATCAGCGAGCCATATCCCGCGATGATTTCACGCGAACGGTCAGTCGAGC comes from the Paraburkholderia sp. PREW-6R genome and includes:
- a CDS encoding glycosyltransferase family A protein, which translates into the protein MQPVNVVICNYNYDRFLAQAIDSALSQTYPATRVIVIDDGSTDRSREIIAGYGSLISAVFKTNGGQVSVYNHAIDLLDTEHAIFLDSDDILYPDAVSHVMRVFSEGDYSKVQFHLDVIDSTGKRTGAHVPHSEPPSDCGSLLRRGWLYPSPPASGNAYRVSALKRIFPVPETTVNRYGADFYAIYGAALLGPVGAITRSLGGYRVHHSESAGFSFANAESGAKMSSAQDRRWRTLQEIAHTRLAIDLPSTFHDFSHEKARFCSGVYRATLRTRWRWMMRDSRGYLHSIVANPFWGIKKKIGTLALSSLCLFPYSPLSDFAVRFIANPLARRAGLTR